One genomic window of Elaeis guineensis isolate ETL-2024a chromosome 2, EG11, whole genome shotgun sequence includes the following:
- the LOC105054071 gene encoding vacuolar protein sorting-associated protein 35B, with translation MLPDAGAEDGEKWLAEGIAGLQHNAFYMHRALDSNNLRDALKFSAQMLSELRTSRLSPHKYYELYMRAFDELRKLEMFFREETKRGSFSVIDLYELVQHAGNILPRLYLLCTVGSVYIKSKEAPAKDVLKDLVEMCRGIQHPVRGLFLRSYLSQISRDKLPDIGSEYEGDADTIVDAVEFVLQNFTEMNKLWVRMQHQGPVREKEKREKERSELRDLVGKNLHVLSQLEGVDLDMYKETVLPRILEQVVNCKDELAQYYLMDCIIQVFPDEYHLQTLETLLSAFPQLQPTVDIKTVLSQLMDRLSNYAASSTEVLPEFLQVEAFAKLSSAIGKVIEAQVDMPVVGAITLYVSLLTFTLRVHPDRLDYVDQVLGACVKKLSGKAKLEDSKATKQIVALLSAPLEKYNDIVTALKLSNYPRVMDHLDNGTNKVMAVVIIQSIMKNSTCISTADKVEALFELMKGLIKDMDGTTDDELDEEDFKEEQNSVARLIHMLCNDDPEEMLKIICTVRKHILLGGPKRLPFTVPSLVFSALKLVRRLQGQDGDVIGEEVPATPKKIFQILHQTIEALSLVPSPELALRLYLQCAEAANDCDLEPVAYEFFTQAFILYEEEVADSKAQVTAIHLIIGTLQRMNIFGVENRDTLTHKATGYSAKLLKKPDQCRAVYACSHLFWVDDQDGIKDGERVLLCLKRALRIANAAQQMANVTRGSSGSVTLFIEILNKYLYFFEKGNPQITSSVIQGLIELINTEMQSDSTTTDPSADAFFASTLRYIQFQKQKGGAMGEKYEPIKIN, from the exons ATGCTGCCGGACGCGGGCGCGGAGGACGGGGAGAAGTGGCTGGCCGAAGGCATCGCTGGCCTCCAGCACAACGCCTTCTACATGCACCGTGCTCTG GACTCCAATAACCTGAGGGATGCCCTTAAGTTCTCCGCCCAGATGCTCTCGGAGCTGCGGACTTCCAGGCTCTCCCCGCACAAATACTACGAGCTCT ACATGCGGGCGTTTGATGAGTTGCGGAAGCTGGAGATGTTCTTCAGGGAGGAGACCAAGCGTGGCAGCTTCTCCGTGATCGATCTGTACGAGCTCGTGCAGCATGCGGGGAACATCTTGCCTAGGCT GTATCTCCTCTGCACAGTTGGATCTGTATACATCAAATCAAAGGAGGCACCTGCCAAGGATGTTCTTAAAGACCTTGTAGAAATGTGCCGTGGCATTCAGCATCCTGTTCGTGGACTTTTCTTAAGAAGCTACCTCTCTCAAATCAGCAGGGACAAGTTGCCTGATATTGGTTCTGAGTATGAAGG GGATGCTGACACTATCGTGGATGCTGTTGAGTTCGTACTTCAGAACTTTACAGAGATGAACAAACTCTGGGTCCGGATGCAGCATCAG GGGCCTGTTCGGGAAAAAGAGAAGCGGGAAAAAGAAAGGAGTGAACTCCGTGATCTT GTCGGCAAAAACCTCCATGTTCTCAGCCAGTTAGAGGGTGTTGATCTTGATATGTACAAAGAAACCGTTCTTCCCAGAATATTGGAACAG GTTGTCAATTGTAAAGATGAGCTTGCCCAATATTACTTGATGGATTGTATTATCCAAGTCTTTCCAGATGAATACCACTTGCAGACTCTTGAAACATTATTAAGTGCATTCCCCCAGCTTCAG CCAACAGTTGACATCAAAACAGTACTATCTCAACTTATGGATAGGTTGTCAAATTATGCTGCCTCAAGTACGGAA GTATTACCAGAGTTCTTGCAAGTTGAAGCTTTTGCCAAATTGAGCAGTGCCATTGGAAAG GTGATTGAAGCACAGGTTGACATGCCGGTAGTTGGAGCAATAACTCTATATGTATCCCTTCTGACATTTACTCTTCGTGTACATCCTGATCGGCTTGATTATGTGGATCAAGTACTG GGAGCATGTGTTAAGAAACTTTCAGGCAAAGCAAAGCTTGAGGATAGCAAAGCAACTAAGCAAATTGTTGCACTCCTGAGTGCTCCACTGGAGAAGTATAATGATATTGTTACTGCATTGAAGCTTTCTAACTATCCCCGTGTCATGGATCACTTAGATAATGGGACAAACAAAGTCATGGCTGTGGTGATTATCCAAAGCATCATGAAAAACAGTACCTGCATATCAACTGCTGATAAA GTGGAAGCTCTGTTTGAATTAATGAAAGGGCTTATAAAGGATATGGATGGAACCACAGATGATGAG CTCGATGAAGAGGATTTTAAAGAGGAGCAGAACTCTGTTGCTCGACTCATTCACATGCTGTGTAATGATGATCCTGAGGAGATGTTGAAG ATCATATGTACCGTTAGGAAGCACATTCTTCTTGGAGGTCCCAAGCGCCTGCCTTTTACTGTACCTTCCCTTGTCTTTTCTGCTCTAAAG TTGGTACGACGATTACAAGGTCAGGATGGAGATGTGATTGGAGAAGAGGTCCCTGCAACACCAaagaaaatatttcaaattttacaTCAG ACTATTGAGGCCTTGTCATTGGTTCCTTCTCCAGAACTTGCGTTAAGGTTATACTTGCAATGTGCAGAG GCTGCCAATGACTGTGATCTTGAACCTGTGGCATATGAATTTTTCACTCAGGCATTTATACTGTATGAAGAGGAAGTCGCA GATTCAAAAGCCCAAGTGACTGCAATTCACTTAATCATTGGAACTCTTCAGCGGATGAATATATTTGGGGTGGAGAATAGAGACACTCTGACACACAAGGCCACAGGG TATTCTGCAAAACTTTTAAAGAAGCCTGATCAGTGCAGAGCAGTTTATGCATGCTCGCATCTCTTTTGGGTTGACGATCAGGATGGAATCAAGGATGGAGAAAG GGTCCTCCTTTGCCTAAAGCGTGCCTTGAGGATTGCAAATGCTGCTCAACAGATGGCTAATGTGACAAGGGGTAGCAGTGGATCTGTGACTTTGTTCATCGAAATACTGAACAA GTACCTATatttctttgagaaaggaaaCCCACAGATTACAAGTTCTGTAATTCAGGGTCTCATTGAATTGATCAACACTGAGATGCAAAGCGACAGCACGACAACAGATCCTTCTGCTGATGCTTTCTTTGCAAGCACACTTAGATACATTCAGTTTCAGAAGCAAAAAGGTGGCGCAATGGGGGAAAAATATGAACCCATAAAAATTAACTAA